The DNA segment aagaaaatttcaaagaATAGATGGGAACAGATGCGGACTAGACATCTCTGAGGAGAGGCTATGACATGAATAATTTCTGGTGAAAAAAAGTCTCTCTGTTTCGGCAGTCATGGGGGATGAGCTCTTGTTTCAGCTGTGATGTGCAAAAAAAGGGATGAACAAGCAATCGGCTTAAACCTTATTAACATGGACCAGGAGCAATAATGACAATAGCAGTAAGAAATATGCATCACTAATGGCAGTGAGATTTATCCCAGTGCTGAACATTAGCATATGGCAAACTCATTGCACTGGTCCCAGGCCATGGAGTAACAAAACAGCAATGATTAACTGCACTGAATAACAATTATAGCTAATTTATAGTAGGCTTATTTTGAAAATACACAAACCTATAACTGAAATTCTTACCATTTTGAACCTATAAATTTTATTTGCACTGAAATTCTTACCATTTTGAACCCAACGAAACCTGGTTAGTCCCTGGCTATTCTTACCATGAACTAAGCATTGCTGCCAGCTCATGAAAAAACAAACTGGTAAGATTTCGAGCATTTCCAAGTTCTTTTCTCCAATAAAAAGCGAAATTTGGCAAACCCAAGATAACAATCTGGTAAGTTTTGCCGTATCTGGGCAACCTAGTCTAAAACTGTTCAATTGCTAAGGTTCTCTCTCTACTCGCGTTAGCACAACCTTGCAAGACAACAAAATGTCATAGTTATCGAGAATAGGGGCACAGAGATCATCTTTTTCTATGCGTGCTACCTCTGGTTGATAAGTGTACGCAATCTGGAATTCTTCAGGTTGGGAAACTGAAGCTTGTCACAGAATAAGGGGTTAGCTTCAATCAGCTTCTTCAGGTCAACAAGCATTATTGCTCTTGCATATTTTGTATCACCGTACTTGGAGAGCTGCTCATTTTCCCTAACAAGATAAAAACAGATATCACTCCCTGAGCAAACGAGAAACAAAAAGTTACTCAAATAAAGATATCACTCCCTGGTGCTCaaataaaaatagcaaacaagTGCAGTGAAATGAGGGAGTTAACCCAAAAGTTACTCAAACATTGCAGGAGAACTATGTCCTAGGGCACCAGGTTAGCATGTTTTGACTACAAAATCTCAACATTTGAGCACCAGGTTACCCAGTGCGGATGCTCATTCGATAGAAGGAAATACACAAATCAGATCGAAACCTGAACCCCAGAACACGCAGGATACAACTATTGACCTTGAATCGCATCGTGAACCAACAAATCCCCCGCtaaatcatcacaaaaacaGAACAAATTCGAAAACATAGAGAAGATAAACTGAAGCTTGTCATGGAATAAGGGGTTAGCTTCAATcagcttcttcagctcaacaaGCATTATTGTTCTTGCATATTTTGTATCACCGTACTTGGAGAGCTGCTCATTTTCACTAACAAGACAAAAACAGACATCACTCCGTGAGCAATATAGAAACAAAAAGTTACTCAAATACAGATATCACTCCCTGGTGCTCaaataaaaatagcaaacaagTGCAGTGAAATGAGGGAGTTAACCCAAAAGTTACTCAAATATTGCAGGAGATCTATGTCCTAGGGCACCAAGTTAGCATGTTTTGACTACAAATCTCAATACTTGAGCACCAGGTTACCCCAATGCGGATGCTCGTTTGATAGGAGAAAATAGACAAATCAGATCGAAAACTAAACCCCAGAACCCTAGAACACGCATGATACAACCATCCTGCTAGAAGTAACCAATCAACTAGTAATTCATCCTATACAAACCTCAGAACAGAGAACAAATTCCCAACACACTGTTAGAGACAAACCGGAGCACCAAAACCCCAAAACAATCAATCAACGCAGCGCAAAGGAAAACTATTGGCTCATTACTTCGTCCCAGCTAGAAATTTCGGTCCATACCCATCAACAGACACTTGTTGAATGTCAACTAGCACCAGATTTCTAGCCATTATCCCCTGCtaaatcatcacaaaaacagataaaattcaaaaacacaGAGAAGACACACAGGATTTAGATCTAACCATCAAAAAATAAGTGGAAATGGAACATGAGAAATTGACATACAGAAGAGGACGAACCCTAAAGATGTTGCTCCCCACTCGACTCAGACGAAATGGGGGCTAACAGTACAAGGGATTATGCGACGAAAAATACCAGATAGAAGAGCGGAATCAACAAAATAGCCAAAAAAAATCGCCGTGCCAGGACCAACGGGGGAAATCGCCGGAGCTGGAAGAACACTCTAGTAAACTCCCCCTCCGCGTCTCTCTCTTCGGTCAAAAAAAGGGCGAGCGGCTCGAggaatataaaaaaaatgaatagatGTGAGTTGTACTAACCGGCGCGAGAAACAAAAAGCACAGGATTTGAAGTGACCTCACACGAAAACACGCCGCGGGTGGAAGAAAATCGACTCGGCTCATAACAAACACCCGTTTGTCTTTCCCCTCTCATAGCGGGTCTGCAACCCGTTTTGATTGGTTAGGAACAAACAGCCCAGTAGCCCACAAACATACAGCGCGTGCGCATGGAGAGGAGCCCGCTGCAATGCACGAATCTTGTAGCTAATCGTGTGAACGAGAATTTGACTgcaaatacaaaataaaatagctGACAAGTGTATAGAAGTCACGTTCGGAAATTAaactgttttttctttctttctttaattCCTACGTTCGAAACAAGCATCAAACCGTGCAAATATACAAAAATCGCACCTTGCATGAACCAACCTTTTCTTCCTCCAAAGCGGCCAAGACTTACAGAATCCGATGCCTGCAACAGAGAGTCAGAGATTGAGCAGAGCTGCCACTGCATAACTGAAAGACTGAAACTACCGGCCTATGATCACTGCTCATCTTCTCAGGAGTAGTATAAGATCTGCATAGTGTAAAAGTATGAATATGCTGAAACTCCGGATTGAGCGGGTGGGTTCTTGGATCTCAAGCAATTCTGGAGACACGGGCAGACCTAGGGAAAAAAACCTAGTGGGGGTACTTGGGTTATTGTTGGGTTGCTATAATTGGGCCAAATAGAGCATTAGTGGTGAAAACTTGATATATACGATTGCAGGCTGGAATTGGGTGAGGGCCTAGGCTCCACTAGGCTCAACATGGGTCTGCCCCTGCCTAGAGATGCGATGGAATCATATCCGAGAGACTAATCATATCTTATTATAACAGTCAGATCATTCTAGATCTttaccatatattctaacatccATCTGTAATTATAGCGTAAGCAACGCGGATGCTCAAACTGGAGTGGAAACCAGTGAGTTTACTCAAGTGAATGATAGCCTTGTTGTCGTCGAGATACCTAAGAGCATCGACCGTGGTTGTAGCTGTGGAGGAGGATGTATGCCCAAAGCATCAACATGAGCAAACGTGTGCACAAAGTTAGGTTGATCCGGTGATAGATCTCGACTAGTACTAGCAACGGTTTTGATGGGGCGACACCATTGGCCTAGAGGTGTTAGAGAAAGATGCTAATCCAGAGCGATAGCTGGTGTGGTGATGAGGACGAGCAGTATGGGGTGGAGCCACTGCTTATATAGGGAAATGGAAGAAGGTTTCCCCGCCACAGAGCAGATACCGCTACAAGGGTACACATGCATTGGCATCGTAGGTATTAAATATCCTGTACGTCCAGGTGTGAGGGAGTCTGTTGCAACTTGTCGGTCTGCTGGAATTATGGTGAGAATGGTCACAGGAGAACATAAATACAGCAAAGGCGATTGCTCGTGAATGTGGTATACTAACTGAAGATGGCCTGGCTATTGAAGGTTCTGAATTTAGAGAGAAAAGCCTTGAGGAACTCCTTAGGCTGGTTCCAAAAATCCAGGTTTGTTGTCTCCGGCATCCTCGGCGTTTTTGGCGATGGCTCCAGGCTAAACACCAACCTCGCCAAATGCTCCATCACGCCAATTTTCTGTGATGTTAAGGCGCTGCACGAGGTTCAAACTATCCTGCCATGCCAGATTCTCTCCTTCCTGATCCGCTACCTTGGCCTGCCTCTTTCTACAAAAGTCATCCCAAAAGCTCATTTGAGATCGCTGGTTGAGAAAGTAGCGGCCAAGCTACCTCTGTGGCAAGGATCACTCATGGCGAAGAGTGGACGGCTAATCCTAGTCAAGTCCATCTTTTCTGCAATTCCGCTTTATGCGATGATGGCCGACAAATTGCCAACATGGGTGCTCGAAGAGATTCACGCCCTCAGAAGGAAGTTTCTCTGGGCCAGCGGCGATGCTTCGGTCTGTGGTAAATGTACCGTGGCATGGCGAACTATCTACCGCCCAACGACATATGGCGGACTCGGCATTGCCGATCTAAAATTAACTGGTTTCGCCCTCCATCTACGCTGGCTTTGGCTGCAATAGAGAGATGATGATCGAGCATGGTTCGCCCTGCAAATCAAGGTCGATCCGGAGATTAAAGCCGTATTCAATGCCTCCGTTCAGATCAACGTTGGAAACAGGGAGCACATCTTGTTCTGGACTGATATCTGGCTGGATACGCGATCAATCGTAGAGCGCACACCAGCCTTGGTGGTCTCAGTTGGGCCACGGATTAGAAAGACACGAATGGTGGCGTAAGCAATGCTAAACTGTCAATGGATCAGGGATATCAATGGGGCCCTGTCTGTCCAGGCACTGGTAGAGTATGTTCACCTCTGGGATCGCCTGTCTACTGTTGAACTGCAGTGCGATTGGGAGGATGCCTTCATTTGGCGCTGAACATTAGACGGACAGTACATGGCAAAATCTGTGTACCTCATGCTACATCAAGGCTCTGTGTTCTTTCATGGGGCGAAGTTGATCTGGAGGAGCTGAGCGTCACTCAAGGTTAAATTCTTCATCTAGTTGGCTTTTCATCACCGATTGTGGACCACGGACAGTCGGTTGAGACATGGCCTTGATGCTCATGCTACTTGCGCCTTGTGCGACCAAGAGCCGGAATCTAGCGACCACATCTTCGTCTCCTGCTCCTACACCAAGCAAGTGTGGTGGGCGATATACTCTGCTCTCGGCATTAGCATGCCTGATGCACAGGTGGTCACATTGCAGGAATGGTGGCTCCAATCTCGTGTTCATCTCCCGCGGCTGAAGAAGAAAGGTGTCGATACTTTGATCATGTTGATCGTATGGCAAGTATGGAAAGAGCGAACACCAGGGTCTTCAATCGGCAAACATTGGAGGTTTATCAGTTGCTCTCCAAGATCAGGCAGGAAGCCGATCTTTGGGCTCTGGCTGGTGCTTCGGCCCTCGGTTGTCTATATCCTGAGTAGTACAGTTGCTTTTCAATCGGTTGTTTAGTCTCATGTAAAATCGTTTATGTGAGGTGTGTGCGTGAGTGTGGCGACACTCCGCGTTGTAATTTTTCAAACTCTTTATTTCTTCTCTAATACAATGATGCGCAGTCCTCCTGCGTATTCGATAAAAAAAGGTTTGTTGTCTATGTGACATCTTATTgacttcaatattttttttaccatatatcAACAAGTCTCACCTGCTGCTAATTTTGTGCATGGAAGGTAATGGCCCGATCATCGCCACTTGACAAGCATACACTTGTGAAGCATTTGCGTACAACATTTAATGAGGTTGTTGCTGTTACTGGTGACGGCACAAATGATGCTCCTGCATTGCATGAAGCAGATATTGGACTTGCAATGGGAATTGCGGGGACTGAGGTGCGAATGCTTAATCATTAATGAGACCATACCAATAAGTTTTATTCATTAGCTAGCAGATATGTGATGGTGGCATGGTTTTTATGGATTTATGTAGTTCATGCATGTAGGATTTATTCATCCTTACTGGACCTTAATCTTGCTAATTTGATATCATATACTGCTAGTCTTATTTGTGTCATCCAGTGGACCTAATGTAACCTTATACAGGTGGCAAAAGAGAGTGCTGATGTTATAATTCTGGATGATAACTTCTCTACAATTGTAACTGTTGCCAAGTGGGGACGCTCTGTTTACATCAATATCCAAAAGTTTGTGCAGTTTCAGCTGACTGTCAATGTCGTGGCATTACTAGTTAACTTCTCCTCAGCTTGCTTTACAGGTATGTCTCATAGCCTTGCTATTCTTTTAACTTGAGATGTCTCTCTGTCTGATGGTCTGCACATGTAATGCCAGGAAATGCACCACTGACAGCTGTTCAACTTCTTTGGGTCAACATGATCATGGACACCCTTGGCGCTCTTGCACTAGCCACGGAACCACCTAATGATGACTTGATGAAGAGAGAGCCAGTAGGAAGAACAGGGAAATTCATTACAAATGTAATGTGGAGGAACATTTTGGGACAGTCTTTCTACCAATTTCTTGTTATGTGGTATCTCCAGACGCAAGGAAAAAACTTTTTTGGGCTTGAAGGCTCTGATGCTGATATTGTGCTAAATACAATAATTTTCAACTCATTCGTCTTCTGCCAGGTATGACTTATGCTGCAAATAATTTCTTTTCCACCAGTGATCCGTTTTCTAAGTAGCAATGTCACCAATAGCGTCAGCATCACAACCCTTTTTATGCATGACGCCAGGGAGCTTTCATTCTTTTGTCCTGTATTATGAAAtcattgaaaaaaaatctactgTCAGAACTTTTAGTAGAGTGCGTTGCTCTAACATAATCAGGTAAATAAAGAAACGGAGGTGGGGATAGGGGTACCATATGAGTTTTGGGCGAAATAACATTTACATTATTTCAGAAGCCATCCTAGATAATATTGATCTGCCACATGCTTATTCAGGTGTTCAATGAGATAAGCTCGAGGGAGATGGAGAGGGTCAACGTGATCAAGGGCATCTTTAAGAACTATGTCTTCATGGCCGTCCTCACCAGCACGGTCATCTTCCAGTTCATCATGGTGCAGTTCCTGGGTGAGTTCGCCAACACGACGCCGCTCACCAGGTTCCATTGGCTCGCCAGTGTGCTCCTCGGCCTGGCTGGGATGCCCATCGCCGCCGCAGTCAAGCTGATTCCCGTCGGCTCCTCATGACCATTGAAGATCCTTAGCTGCAATGCACGGATATATCCAAACTGACCAAATTGCATAATATTCTGTGGAGCTGAGCTCTCTGTGCATAAACTTTTGGAATGCATGGAGAGCAGGCTTGGAAAAGCTGCACTTTCACCGGTTTTGTAGCCTGCAAATGTGGTTTAATCGTGTCATATTGTAAGACGCATTGTGTATGAGGCTCAGGTGGTTAGTGTAGCAGAACTGTAAGATTGATGTCTGGGATTTGCACTGTATATTGCTGTGGATCAATGAACAGAAACCTGGTCGTTTCGATCTTTTGATCAATAAATGCACTTAAATCTCgcctctaaaccatctctatgTGTAACACATGCACAAAAGTGTGAGTAGGATTTGTAATAGCTCAAAGATGCACAATGGAGGTAATAAACCCTTCAAGCTGCTGGACAAATGGTATATATTGGCTACCAACTCAAAAGTAGCTGTTAAACCCGAAACACTCTACTAGACTGTCTAAATTGGTTAGATTGACCTATAAAATTAATGAGTTCAACTGATAtgaaaactagccgttacagttcaaAATTGGGCAAAATGGTTAGATCTGGTGTACCACGTAATTAGATCTATACCCCATCATTTGCTTTGCCGATCCTAGACAAATTTGGGTAGACCTATCCTTAGGGTTGGTTAGATCGACCCCTATTTTTTTTGCACAACTAACACTTAAAAAATAGTCATAAATTTTGACTCCGATGTCTGGATTCGGTGATCTTATactctacgaaaagcttattcagatgACTACATATCTCAACTAATTGCTTGATCCAATGCAAATATCCACCACAAGAAGATGCATGAACCTCAAACATTTGCAAACTAGTAATTCCATGCAACAAAAGGCTAAAGAATTTACTATGACAACTTGCAAAACACATTTGCAAACTTAGTGATATGCCAAAACTATTTGCAAACTATAGTCACATGCTACAAGGGACACCCACATGTGCCTAAACTATTTACAGAACACATTTGCAAATATTAGCATTATACCAAGGAGATCATGCACATACAAGATTAAGCTTAACAACACCTGATAAAGCTTAAGCATCACCCAGACCCTTCTTAACAGTACAACATTCTTTTCTAGCAATTCGGTATTTTCTCCATTAATCACTAAGACCGGCAAAATAAAAATGacctacattttatacctttgccttgcaGAAATATCCACGTTGGGTCTAGCTTGATATCCATCAACAAATGAAGTCCATCCTTTTGCTTTTCACCAACTTGCTTGACGTCCATCTACACATGATGTCTATCTTTTAGCTTTTCACAAAATCACTTGGTGTCCATCAACACATGATATCATCTTTATCATCAATCACAACCTCAACTTATTGATCCTCAACATATGAGCTACCGACCTTTCTATTGATGCTATGAACTCAATATAACACATTAACTCATGAAAATAGTTATTAATAAGAAAAACTCACCACAACACATATGATtgttattaataaaaaaactcatcATATCACAAAGTTAGGGGCCTACATTCTTTAGGCATGCCACCGCTGTTAATTGGACAGGTTCGTTGCTCTATCTCTCTATGTGACCGAGAGAAATAATATGGTTGACACCACTCAATGGAAAACAAAAAGTTCGGGTCACATGGCTTTGCCGTCCACACCAGCTGAAGATGTGGCAACCCATCCAAAGCACCTGTGTGAGTACCACATGGGCCCAAGGTGAGTGAGAGGTAAAACCTGGTGTAATTTTAGAATGTCTAAGCTAAAACCTGGTGAGTGAGATGTACTCTGGCTTGTAGGCCTTACCTCTAAAGGGATATACCCTGTTGGTCACAAATGGTTCTTTTTTCTGAAAGAGAGATGAGAATAATAAGGTGGTATGATACAAAACAAGACTAGTAGCACAATAGTTCATGTAGAAACCTGACatcgattataatgaaacttaCTCTTTTGTTATGGATGGAATTACTTTCCGGTACTAAATAGCATGAGCAGTGAATATGAACCTGTACTTAACTGCAAACTTGCATGGGTCATTGAATACTGAAATCCATATGAAAGTCTCTAAATGTATTAAAGTCCCTAAAGAATAATGCAACATGTGCAGTGTGAAATTACAAAGATCATTATATGGATTGAAATACTATGGAAGAATATGGTGCAATTGGCTTAGTAATTCCCTCTTGCAGAAGGGATTCATAAAGAATGACGATTATCCCTGTATGTTCATTAGAAAGTAAGATAAGTAGTTATGCATAATCtctatctatattaatgatccAAATATCATTTAACCACATAGGATATTGAGCTCTTATCTCAAGATTGAATTcaaaatgaaagatttaggcaAGACTAAATATTTCTTAGGCCTACAGATTGAACATACCCATGAATAGATATTAGTGCACCAGTCATCATATACCAGAAAGGTATTAGAGAAGTTTAACCATAAAGAAGCATGGATACCCAGAAAGAACTCCCATGGAAGCGAGATCACTGGATGTGGATAAAGACATCTTtagaacaaaagaagaagatgcagaTATACTAGGATATTAATATCCTTTCTTGAGTGCTATTAGAGTAT comes from the Phragmites australis chromosome 22, lpPhrAust1.1, whole genome shotgun sequence genome and includes:
- the LOC133905114 gene encoding calcium-transporting ATPase 10, plasma membrane-type-like, whose protein sequence is MARSSPLDKHTLVKHLRTTFNEVVAVTGDGTNDAPALHEADIGLAMGIAGTEVAKESADVIILDDNFSTIVTVAKWGRSVYINIQKFVQFQLTVNVVALLVNFSSACFTGNAPLTAVQLLWVNMIMDTLGALALATEPPNDDLMKREPVGRTGKFITNVMWRNILGQSFYQFLVMWYLQTQGKNFFGLEGSDADIVLNTIIFNSFVFCQVFNEISSREMERVNVIKGIFKNYVFMAVLTSTVIFQFIMVQFLGEFANTTPLTRFHWLASVLLGLAGMPIAAAVKLIPVGSS